The Candidatus Neomarinimicrobiota bacterium nucleotide sequence CCGGCAGGATCTTTTTCAACTATCGAAACCTGATCGCCCGCTTTCAGCATCCCCTCTTCCAATACTTTGAAATATACCCCGAAGCGTCTGCTCTCCATAAAAACGCCCGGAAACTCATCATCTTCCATTCTCATTCCCAATTTGTAACAGGGCAGTCTGAAATTCACCGCTTGCAGCAAAACCCCTCCGATCTGAAGCTTATCGCCTCCATTTATACTTGATTCATCAAGGCTATCCAAAGTTAAATTTTCTCCGAAAATTCCCGGCGTGAGATCTTCCCGTCCTGTTTCTTTCGCCCAATAGTCATAATGAGTTTGAAAATATGCGTAAACCGCCCCAAGAATTCCTCCGTGCACCTTTTTCTACAATACTATCGCCGGTTAGCCCTTCTTTGGTGACGAATACCTCTCCGCTTACGGGTTCTTTAAAAAATCCGGTTGCTATCGTTCTCCCCTGCCATTGAACTTCCCTTCG carries:
- a CDS encoding MOSC domain-containing protein yields the protein MHGGILGAVYAYFQTHYDYWAKETGREDLTPGIFGENLTLDSLDESSINGGDKLQIGGVLLQAVNFRLPCYKLGMRMEDDEFPGVFMESRRFGVYFKVLEEGMLKAGDQVSIVEKDPAGISMKQIISAAFDNDITAELVSKALSVESLVPNLKDRLTHRLG